A genomic region of Manihot esculenta cultivar AM560-2 chromosome 15, M.esculenta_v8, whole genome shotgun sequence contains the following coding sequences:
- the LOC110602513 gene encoding probable WRKY transcription factor 72, whose product MDSIGGSATVSRQICHEDCFSGQEANVKVGEEQLQDHGEKLTSSKSEDSSNNKEEGVIESVKAEMGQVREENERLKKMVQQMEKDYQSLKFHFFDLLGQETCKKSEDSTPSSDETEESELVSLCLGRTPSESKKYEKGSNSSRSSRENEDLEAGLTLGLDSKFQMSTELESNPSPENSLDAKEDEAGETWPPSKILKRNIDDEDAKQGDVKRARVCVRARCETPTINDGCQWRKYGQKIAKGNPCPRAYYRCTVIPKCPVRKQVQRCAEDMSILITTYEGIHNHPLPVSATAMASTTSAAASMLLSGSSASQPTLIGSHASATQLNGLSFNNLYDSSTTKQFYIANNPSSPLCPTITLDLTASPSTASSATPPFNWFSSSFTSPSRFPSTSLNFPSPAVWSNGYQNSYGSSLSNLGPYMEKNHQQQALTETLTKAIISDPSFRTVIAAAISSMVAGNGSASASSSQGNQRAAENFGQNLRLGEANNEAVSTSSLNLQNGKGCAPSYISGLSSSSQIGLLQSHVLPSCVLNSASLAANNNNKDQKN is encoded by the exons ATGGATTCTATTGGTGGTTCAGCTACTGTTTCTCGACAGATCTGCCACGAAGATTGCTTTAGTGGTCAAGAGGCTAACGTTAAG GTAGGAGAAGAACAATTGCAAGATCATGGAGAGAAGCTTACTTCATCCAAAAGTGAGGATTCAAGCAATAACAAAGAg GAGGGTGTAATTGAGTCTGTCAAAGCTGAGATGGGTCAAGTgagagaagaaaatgaaaggCTAAAGAAGATGGTGCAGCAAATGGAGAAAGATTACCAGTCTCTCAAGTTTCATTTCTTCGACCTCCTTGGCCAAGAAACTTGCAAGAAATCTGAAGATTCAACACCATCGAGTGACGAAACTGAAGAGTCTGAGCTTGTGTCGCTTTGCCTTGGAAGAACTCCAAGCGAatctaaaaaatatgaaaaaggcAGCAACTCTAGCAGAAGTAGTAGAGAAAATGAAGACTTGGAGGCTGGCCTGACTCTTGGGTTAGATTCAAAATTTCAGATGTCTACTGAGCTAGAGTCCAATCCAAGCCCTGAGAATAGTTTGGACGCCAAGGAAGATGAAGCAGGAGAGACATGGCCACCAAGTAAGATCCTAAAGAGAAATATTGATGATGAGGATGCAAAGCAAGGCGATGTGAAAAGAGCTCGGGTTTGCGTGAGAGCTAGATGTGAGACCCCAACG ATTAATGATGGATGCCAATGGAGGAAATATGGCCAAAAGATTGCAAAAGGAAATCCATGCCCTAGAGCATACTATCGCTGCACAGTTATACCAAAATGTCCAGTAAGGAAACag GTGCAAAGATGTGCAGAAGACATGTCAATCTTAATTACAACCTATGAAGGAATACACAATCACCCACTTCCTGTTTCAGCCACAGCCATGGCCTCAACAACCTCAGCAGCAGCTTCCATGTTATTATCAGGCTCATCAGCCTCGCAGCCAACCCTAATTGGCTCCCATGCTTCTGCAACACAACTCAATGGATTAAGCTTCAACAATCTCTATGACAGTTCCACAACAAAACAATTCTACATAGCAAATAATCCTTCATCTCCTTTGTGCCCAACAATTACTTTGGACCTCACAGCCTCTCCATCCACTGCTTCATCTGCTACTCCTCCTTTCAATTGGTTTTCTTCAAGCTTCACTTCACCCTCAAGGTTTCCTTCAACAAGTCTCAACTTTCCTTCTCCAGCAGTTTGGAGCAATGGATACCAAAATAGTTATGGCAGTTCACTGAGCAATCTTGGGCCTTACATGGAAAAGAACCACCAGCAGCAGGCACTGACAGAAACCTTAACCAAAGCAATAATATCAGACCCAAGTTTCAGAACTGTAATAGCTGCAGCTATTTCATCAATGGTAGCAGGAAATGGTAGTGCAAGTGCAAGTTCAAGCCAAGGAAACCAAAGGGCTGCAGAGAATTTTGGTCAGAATTTGAGGTTAGGAGAGGCTAATAATGAGGCTGTTTCTACAAGTTCATTGAATCTGCAGAATGGGAAAGGTTGTGCACCCAGCTACATCAGTGGATTGTCTTCATCTTCCCAAATAGGTCTGCTTCAATCTCATGTGTTGCCATCTTGTGTGTTGAATAGTGCCTCTTTGGctgctaataataataataaggatCAGAAGAATTGA